Sequence from the Paenibacillus tundrae genome:
GATCTGTTCTTTACTCGGCTCACAAGAAGGGCTTGCCCATATTTCCCTATCCATCGTTGATGAAGGGGATTTGGTGCTTGTTCCTGATCCATGTTACCCGGTATTCGCAGATGGGCCTCTACTCGCTGGAGCCGAATTGTATTATATGCCACAACAAGAAGAACACGGATATGTCATTCAGCTAGAGGATATTCCAGCAGACATCGCAGCCCGTGCGAAATTCATGCTGGTGTCTTACCCTAACAATCCAACTACAGCGATGGCACCGGAGCAATTCTATGTGGATCTGATTGCCTTTGCCAAAAAGCATAATATTATAGTTCTTCATGACAATGCCTATAGTGAACTTGTATTTGATGGAAAGACTTGTGGGAGCTTCCTCTCCCTGCCCGGCGCCATGGACGTAGGTATCGAATTCAATTCCTTGTCCAAAACCTATGGACTTGCTGGCGCAAGAATTGGTTTCTGTGTAGGTAATGCATCGGTTGTCTCTGTGCTTAAGAAATTAAAATCCAATATGGATTATGGTATGTTTCTACCGATTCAGAGAGCCGCAATTGCAGCCATCACCGGAGATCAGTCACAAGTTGAACAGGTACGAGCGATTTATGAGGAACGTCGAGATATCCTGTGTGATGGCTTCAGCCGGCTCGGATGGCATATCACGAAGCCCGAAGCAACAATGTTTGTCTGGACGCGGATCCCTGCGCATTACAAGTCTTCAGAACAGTTCGCCACAGACTTGGTTAACCAAACAGGCGTAATTGTTACCCCAGGTAGCGCATTTGGTCCTTCTGGTGAAGGGTATGTCAGACTGGCTCTAGTGCAGAGTCAAGAACAGTTAGAACAAGCACTTCAATACGTAGAAGCCAGTGGGATCTTAAATCCTAACAACTAAATACAGCAATAACAAAGAAGAGAAGCACGATTGCCCTGTATAGGGACTCAAAGTGCTTCTCTTCTTTGCTATCTACGCGAACAGCCCGCTACATGAGCAGGCTGCAAGGTTATTTTACATAGTTACATACTAGGATGGAATGTCCATGTCCTGATCTAACTTTTACTTGATCGACTTGCGCCAGTTGGAGCGATACATCAGGTAAAGGAAATATGGTGTACCAATGAGCGCGATCAGTATGCCTGATGGGATCTCCGTTGGTGCCATCACCGTTCTACCAATCGTATCTGCCAATACCAGCATAACTGCACCAACCAGGGCGGACAAAAACATCGATCGTCTTAACTTATGTCCAGTGAGTAACCGAACCATGTGCGGTGCTATTAGACCGATAAAGCCGACAGTACCTACACATGCGACAGCACCGGCTGCCAACAACACACCTGTTGCCATGGCCATTAACCGTGTTCGGCGTACACCTAAACCAAGTCCTGACGCACTATTATCATCAAAGACTAACAATTCAAATCGACGAGCAAGCCACCAGGCAATCGGTATGAGAATGACTAAAAATAGACCGATGACTCTCACCTGTTCCCAGGTACGCGCATACGTGCTTCCTGTCAGCCAGATATATCCGCTGCTTCCATATACCGCGCCACGCACGATTAGAATCTGGATACCTGCGCCAGCAATGGCGGACATCGCAATTCCTAGCAACACGACCGCAGAAGGATTTAATCCTTTTTTCCACGAGAGTGAGAATACAACTGTTGCAGCGATACCTGCACCGATAATTGCTGCAATAGGTAGCAGGAATGCCGGTAGACCTGGCCAGAGAATAATGACCATCATCGCTCCGAGACCTGCACCTGAGGATACCCCAACGATGGAAGCGTCCGCCAGTGGATTACGTACCGCCATCTGGATCAACACACCGCTAATTGCCAGTGCAGCTCCAGCACCTGCAGCAACAAGGGTACGTGGAATACGCAACTGAATTATACCGGAGAACAACCCCTCTGACGTGAATAGACTCGGTATTAGATCACCTAGTGGAATACGCATCCC
This genomic interval carries:
- a CDS encoding aminotransferase class I/II-fold pyridoxal phosphate-dependent enzyme, translating into MEFAKRMNHFSEGIFTRLLEIKRERLEKGQAVIDLSVGTPNIPPAPHIITALCEAAADPQNYIYAVNDQSELLQAASTWYKQRYNVELDPKTQICSLLGSQEGLAHISLSIVDEGDLVLVPDPCYPVFADGPLLAGAELYYMPQQEEHGYVIQLEDIPADIAARAKFMLVSYPNNPTTAMAPEQFYVDLIAFAKKHNIIVLHDNAYSELVFDGKTCGSFLSLPGAMDVGIEFNSLSKTYGLAGARIGFCVGNASVVSVLKKLKSNMDYGMFLPIQRAAIAAITGDQSQVEQVRAIYEERRDILCDGFSRLGWHITKPEATMFVWTRIPAHYKSSEQFATDLVNQTGVIVTPGSAFGPSGEGYVRLALVQSQEQLEQALQYVEASGILNPNN